A section of the Deinococcus taeanensis genome encodes:
- a CDS encoding ABC transporter permease: MAEYRAEVVIWMLSGTLSLVMMLVWMAQAAAAPGGQIRGYAPAEFATYFLSTWLVSQLLVVWVAHELDFEIRQGTLSPQLLRPVDPLWLHFASHVAERLVRIVPLLALLTLFTVMSGASFTREWWAYPAALGLAALGFGVRFLYEYTLGLLAFWTESSASFQEVVWLVYAALGGMFAPLSFYPEWVQRLSVWTPFPYMLGLPAQLLAGKATLAQAGRGALVMLVWLAAFWLLRGLVWRAGLRKYGAVGA, translated from the coding sequence ATGGCCGAGTACCGCGCTGAGGTGGTGATCTGGATGCTCTCCGGCACGCTTTCCCTCGTGATGATGCTGGTGTGGATGGCGCAGGCGGCCGCGGCGCCGGGCGGGCAGATCCGCGGGTACGCGCCTGCAGAGTTCGCCACTTATTTCCTGTCCACGTGGCTGGTGTCGCAGCTGCTCGTGGTGTGGGTGGCGCACGAACTGGACTTCGAGATCCGGCAGGGCACCCTGTCGCCGCAGCTGCTGCGTCCGGTGGACCCCCTGTGGCTGCATTTCGCGTCGCACGTCGCGGAGCGGCTGGTGCGGATTGTGCCGCTGCTGGCGCTGCTCACGCTGTTCACCGTGATGTCCGGCGCGTCCTTCACGCGGGAGTGGTGGGCGTACCCGGCGGCGCTGGGCCTGGCGGCACTGGGCTTCGGCGTGCGGTTCCTGTACGAGTACACCCTCGGTCTGCTGGCGTTCTGGACGGAAAGCAGCGCGTCGTTTCAGGAAGTGGTGTGGCTGGTGTACGCGGCATTGGGCGGCATGTTCGCGCCGCTGAGCTTCTACCCGGAGTGGGTGCAGCGCCTGAGTGTCTGGACCCCCTTTCCGTACATGCTGGGCCTGCCGGCGCAGCTGCTGGCCGGAAAGGCCACGCTGGCCCAGGCGGGCCGCGGGGCGCTGGTGATGCTGGTGTGGCTGGCCGCCTTCTGGCTGTTGCGGGGGCTGGTGTGGCGC